One segment of Cetobacterium ceti DNA contains the following:
- the rlmB gene encoding 23S rRNA (guanosine(2251)-2'-O)-methyltransferase RlmB, with the protein MEKVIGINPVIELLQNKEKTIEKIEIFKGLKEEKLGKLKRLAAARNVKLFHTTNKVENSQGIVAYITEYDYYMDFGAFLEKIARDEKGIVLILDGVQDPRNFGALIRSAEIFGVQGIIIPERNSVKINETVIKTSTGAIEHMDIVKVTNISEAISQLKKLDYWVYGAEGEERAKNYYDEKYPLKSALVLGSEGEGIRKKVKENCDFLVKIPMHGKINSLNVSVAGGIILSEIAKSIY; encoded by the coding sequence ATGGAAAAAGTAATAGGAATAAATCCTGTAATAGAATTATTACAAAATAAAGAAAAAACAATAGAAAAAATAGAGATTTTCAAGGGATTAAAAGAGGAAAAGTTAGGAAAATTAAAAAGATTAGCAGCAGCTAGAAATGTAAAATTATTCCATACAACTAATAAGGTTGAAAATTCTCAAGGAATAGTAGCTTATATAACTGAATATGATTATTACATGGACTTTGGAGCATTTTTAGAAAAAATAGCTAGAGATGAAAAGGGAATTGTACTTATTTTAGATGGAGTACAAGATCCAAGAAACTTTGGAGCCTTAATAAGAAGTGCTGAAATATTTGGAGTTCAAGGAATAATAATTCCTGAGAGAAACTCTGTTAAAATAAATGAAACAGTTATAAAAACATCAACAGGAGCTATAGAGCATATGGATATTGTAAAAGTTACAAATATTTCAGAAGCTATTAGCCAACTTAAAAAATTAGACTATTGGGTATATGGAGCTGAAGGAGAGGAGAGAGCTAAAAATTACTATGATGAAAAGTATCCTTTAAAATCAGCTTTAGTACTTGGAAGTGAAGGGGAAGGTATTAGAAAAAAAGTAAAGGAAAACTGTGATTTCCTAGTAAAAATACCTATGCATGGAAAAATTAATTCCCTAAATGTATCAGTAGCAGGAGGAATAATTCTTTCAGAAATTGCCAAATCCATATATTAA
- a CDS encoding sigma-70 family RNA polymerase sigma factor gives MAVDLVTQELILRAQDGDQDSMNMILKNYENFIFLNARNYFLVGADKDDLLQEGMIGLIKAIRAYDNNKEASFKTFATLCIKRQIVTAIKAANAQKNLALNSALGNSIETSEGREVSYNKGLDSYINYTPEELFLGKEKIKEFYTFVAENFSSFEREVFAQMVKGYNYREIADQLGKTLKTIDNSIQRIKRKSEVWIQRY, from the coding sequence ATGGCTGTAGATTTAGTAACTCAAGAGCTCATATTAAGGGCTCAAGATGGAGATCAAGATTCTATGAATATGATCTTAAAAAACTATGAGAATTTTATATTTTTAAATGCAAGAAATTATTTTTTAGTCGGAGCGGACAAGGATGATTTACTTCAAGAGGGAATGATAGGCCTTATTAAGGCTATTCGTGCCTATGATAATAATAAGGAAGCATCTTTTAAAACCTTTGCTACACTATGTATAAAAAGACAGATTGTAACAGCCATTAAGGCTGCCAATGCCCAAAAAAACTTAGCACTAAATTCAGCCCTTGGAAATTCTATTGAGACCTCAGAGGGAAGAGAAGTAAGCTATAATAAGGGGTTAGATTCTTATATCAACTATACTCCAGAGGAACTTTTTTTAGGGAAGGAAAAGATCAAAGAATTTTATACTTTTGTAGCGGAAAATTTTAGCTCCTTTGAAAGGGAAGTTTTTGCACAGATGGTTAAAGGTTACAACTACAGAGAGATTGCAGATCAGTTGGGTAAAACCCTAAAAACAATTGACAATAGTATTCAAAGAATTAAAAGAAAAAGCGAAGTATGGATACAGAGATACTAA